The DNA region AGATGTTGTTCCCGCCTCCCTCTTTTCATAGTAATGGCGGTACGTTTCTCCTGTactaagagtttttttttcttaaaagcatatGCGGGAGACGGGGGGGAAAGAGACGGAAGCAAGGTTACGCGCAAATGCCCAGCCACCctgccccccgccctcccccccgcACATTTCCCCAGAAACTAGGAGCCATAAACAGCGCAAACATTAGTCGCTTAATCAGTGATCAAAGCTCTTCTACCGACAACGTGGGTGGCTCTGAAAAGAGCCTTTGTGTTAAACAAGCGCGACCGTTCCCGAGAGTAGCTTAACCGCCGAAACCGTACAGAGTGCGTCCCTGGCGCTTCAGGGCGTACACCACGTCCATGGCCGTAACCGTCTTGCGCTTGGCGTGCTCCGTGTAGGTGACAGCATCACGGATCACGTTCTCCAGGAACACCTTCAGCACGCCGCGCGTCTCCTCGTAGATGAGGCCCGAGATGCGCTTcacgccgccgcgccgagccAGGCGCCGGATGGCCGGCTTGGTGATGCCCTGGATGTTGTCGCGCAGCACCTTGCGATGGCGCTTAGCGCCCCCCTTGCCGAGCCCCTTCCCGCCCTTGCCTCTGCCAGACATGATCGCACCACTCCCAAGTTAAGGTATGTGTGGCGGGAAGCAGCGACCGTGCCCGCTATATATCGCCGGCGGTCCGACCTGATTGGGGACTGCGGGGCGGTGGGGCAGCCCAAAGGCgggctcttctcctcctccgctcccccccgctccccggggacggggacgttcgcgcgcgggcgccgccgagcggggccgggccggggcagggcggCAAGATCCCGGGCCCGGCGCGGGCGCCGCTGCAGGAAATCCGCGGGCAGCGGCTCCCTctcgcgccgccgcgcccggcccggctccccggcgCTGTCCCTGCGGCGCTCGGTGCCCGCGGCCTcgcccggccgccggcgggggggcgggagccggggggagcaggGCCCCGGCGGGCGCCGGCTGGCGCCGGCCGCGGGTCTGCAGCATAATCCGGCCAATGGGGGCGCGAGTCCGGGagcgccgctgccccgccccccgcggagcctccccgccccgccccgccgccgccatttCGCGTCGCTCCAACAGAGGCTCGGGGGGCGGTGGTGGCTCCTCGGCTCATCCGTGTTTTTATAAATGAAGCTTAGTAGCGTGATTAATTGATCTttcctttgtgatttttttttcgtTCGTGTGATTTCTTTCTGGTTTAACTCCTTTGCATCACCCACATTGCTGTGAGCCTCAAGcatcaagtagcctttttttgtTGATTGGAGTGAGGTTCCTGTGAAGAAAATCCTTTGCATGTCAATACAATGAATGtatgcaaaataattttccagATTGCTTCAAATGTTTTATCAATGTGGCATGTATATGTTCATTTTCAGCTACATACTCATACCTGACATATACATTTTGTTGATACACAAAATGTCATAGTTTTCCTTTTCCTATTATTTCTGCTTATAGCTATGTTTTTGGAACacactttttttgtttctattagTTGCATTTATGTAGCCACTGTCACAGGGAAGAGCACATCATTGTAATGATTCATCTTTTCCTCATTGTCTTTGGAAATCTCAAGTCATTAAAAGTCATCTATTTCAGAAAATACAGTACAACTCCCCCCTCTCCATTTATCCTTTTATTCCAATTCATAGCTTTTCCACTGCCATGATTTCATATTGCTGAAATGATTTGGCCCGTGTGTTTATAAAGTACCTAACTTATTAGAAAGTCTTCAGATGATAGTGACACTcaacaatttaaaatataaagataGAATACTTGTACTTCAGATGGCTAGGTATATGGCATATAATACAATTAGGTTTAATGTTTCAGTCTCAACATCTAAAAGGTCTCCCAACAGCTACCAACAGCCTTCAAAGGAGACTCCTCAGATTTGATTCGAAGGTGCATCACACACTTAGAAAATAATTTGCCAAAATAATCACATCCATGTAGACAGCTGTGATTCAgcattagtatatttggaataaCCCTAATGCCCTATGCTAAACGTGTTCCGTTGATGGTTTAGCTGTTCTAGGACTTTTTCCTGGGACCCCTCCTTGGTTCTTTTCCCTGTTTCTCACACAGTGCAATACACCCACCTAAAATGAAATGAAGTTCAGAAATCGAGATAAATCATCTAACGTCCATTCTACTGGTTTTAAAagcccttttttctcctctgtttgctttctttggatgattttttttttctcccaggagCCTTTGGCATCAGCAGTGTACTCAGTAAGCCAAAGCTGATGCACAGATTGTTCACTTTTCCTCATAAGATATATGGTTCTCCAGCAGTCCTGGCTGAAGAGGCCACAGAATGTGAGATAAGGGATAAGATATGGTTTGTGAATTCCATTTTTCCTGAAGCCAGTCTGGGCAACAAGCACTGACAGAAAAGAATTATGTTTCTGACTTTGGATTTCAGAATGAGAAAGGGTATATTCTTGAAAAATCTGTGCAGAGCCCACCCAGGAGCTGTAGTGGCAAAACATTAACATCAGATTTGCCTTTATCATGGATAAGTGTCTTTTCATTGCCTCTTAGGAACTTCCAGCTGGAGGAGTTAATGGAACTGATGCAAGCTGCCAGCTTGTAAGACAAGATATTCTCCTGCAGGAAACACCACCAGGGAAAAAACAGTGCCCTGCAGTTCAATACATTTAGTAGTGTGAAGTGGGCTGGTCGCTGAGACTCCTGAGTTGCACTGGAGCTGCTATTGAAGCcttttctctgttctctgccttcaGACTCAGGGTTCCGAACTAGAAAGGTTTATTTCTATTGGACACTCCAAGGCCTTGGTCAATCACTAGCATCTCCATTGTTTTTAAAGCGGGATGAATGACCTTAAGAACTTCCTGTCCACTTCCTTTCATGAACAGTTTTTTAGATTATCAAGAGATTTAATGAAAACCTGATTTCTATGTCCCTATAGCCTGACCATGCCAACAATGCAATAAtctcagctcctccaccatcactTCTAAAGTTTCACCTTCCCTTCTTTTCAAGAACTTCAGTTTCCTTTATAGACATCTACTAATCTTCTCCCAACTGCCTTCTGCCCTCATTATTTTGCTTTCAGCCCTCTCCAGTTCTTTCTTAACCATCTCTTTAAGAAGTACATCAGAACTAACTGGCCTCCAGTTACGTGCTGATTTTTCAGTTGACAGGCTAAAACCAAGCAGTAGCTATTCAGGTCGTATCAGTCCCCTTTACTCAGGGGAGGGTCTAATTTGGATTTGTTCTAACTCCTTACCTGATCTTCACAAAACCTGTTGGAACTGAGTCTCTCTCAGACCTAGATTATCTGTCACTTTTGTCTGGAACTGACCAAAAGACTCAAATGAATTATCGGGGAGCCCGGGCCACACTGTCCAGAGTGGTATGTCAAGTCCCAGACTTTCATAGATGTTTGCGAGAAGAACTGCCATTGCCAAGGAGGGGTTTCTCCATGGACCACTTTTTCAGGTAAAGTTTATGCCAAAAGGAAGCTGTAAGGATCACAGCAAATGCAGGGATTGTTTAATGCTTAGAAGATGGAGCACCCCGGCTTCTTCTCTTGCCTTGCTGAGAAAGAGAGAACTGTCTCTAGGCCTCTCCAAAAGGCAGATGCAGCTCCTGCCTGCCTTATTGGGCTCTGTCCAAGCTGGTCCAGAGGTCAGTGGCAGCCGTGGGGGAAACAGAGCAAACAGAGGTGGGTGAACACCCACCCTGTTCCCTGaccctggcaggaggaggaagggggggcatTAAAGCAGAAGGTTGGAGCATCAGGGAGGCAGCacaaagctgctctccccaacactGATAGCTGCTTTTGTGTCTCCCCAGCTTAACTGCTGAGCACAGCAGGGAC from Apteryx mantelli isolate bAptMan1 chromosome 1, bAptMan1.hap1, whole genome shotgun sequence includes:
- the LOC136991155 gene encoding histone H4 → MSGRGKGGKGLGKGGAKRHRKVLRDNIQGITKPAIRRLARRGGVKRISGLIYEETRGVLKVFLENVIRDAVTYTEHAKRKTVTAMDVVYALKRQGRTLYGFGG